In a single window of the bacterium (Candidatus Blackallbacteria) CG13_big_fil_rev_8_21_14_2_50_49_14 genome:
- the cyoE gene encoding protoheme IX farnesyltransferase: MLEQGNMTLSSEPASLAPPQTQIRQWLRDAYDLTKPRITFLVLITTFTGMWLAVRGVPPLLLVISTLLGVGMASGSSSAFNNFIDREIDQHMQRTRNRPLPTGRLSPQVALWLGTFLGLSSFVFLSLTVNMLTAALALFTNFFYVVIYTIWLKRWSPLCTSIGGISGALPTVLGVTAVTGRIDTTALALFIIMYLWQPPHFWAIALIRSEEYRRVNIPMLPVVKGEAVTKRQMLIYTVLLLPASLSLFWLGVTGPIYMGVAALLGITYLGLTIKFIFQPVTSKRAYQLFFFSIFYLCLLFVMMFVNCLPA; the protein is encoded by the coding sequence ATGCTTGAACAGGGAAATATGACCTTATCGTCAGAGCCAGCATCTTTGGCTCCACCGCAAACTCAAATCCGTCAATGGCTGCGCGATGCCTATGATTTAACCAAACCACGGATTACTTTTTTAGTTTTGATTACTACTTTTACTGGAATGTGGCTGGCAGTCAGAGGTGTTCCTCCACTTTTACTGGTCATTTCAACCCTTTTGGGGGTTGGGATGGCATCGGGCTCCAGCAGTGCTTTTAATAATTTTATTGACCGTGAAATTGATCAACATATGCAGCGTACGCGCAACCGACCTTTGCCCACAGGACGGCTGTCTCCTCAGGTGGCTCTCTGGTTGGGGACTTTTTTGGGGCTCAGTTCATTTGTCTTTTTAAGTCTGACTGTGAATATGTTGACGGCCGCATTGGCCTTGTTTACCAATTTCTTTTATGTCGTGATTTATACCATTTGGCTTAAGCGTTGGAGCCCGCTTTGTACCTCTATTGGAGGGATTTCAGGGGCGCTGCCTACGGTTTTAGGGGTAACCGCCGTAACGGGTCGCATTGATACCACAGCCCTTGCTTTGTTTATTATTATGTATCTTTGGCAACCGCCTCATTTTTGGGCGATTGCCCTGATTCGCAGTGAAGAATACCGCCGTGTGAATATTCCCATGTTGCCTGTGGTCAAAGGTGAAGCCGTAACCAAACGACAAATGCTGATCTATACGGTTTTGCTTTTGCCTGCCAGTCTTTCACTGTTTTGGTTGGGCGTGACCGGGCCTATTTATATGGGGGTTGCGGCTTTGTTGGGAATTACCTATTTGGGTTTGACAATCAAATTTATTTTTCAACCCGTCACTTCCAAACGGGCTTACCAACTTTTCTTCTTTTCAATTTTCTACCTGTGCCTGCTCTTTGTTATGATGTTTGTGAATTGTTTGCCAGCCTAA
- a CDS encoding cytochrome oxidase subunit III, translating into MWAFLASDCMFFGTLISTYIIYHGKSLAGPYPAEVLNIPVTTASSFVLLMSSLLMALSVAAINRQDITKFRLWIFLTGVFGAIFLGFQSYEFTEFVSRGVTLQNNLFGSTFYTMTGTHGLHVAIGVFWLFSWFIYSFFGNMKDKATDIEVAGLYWHFVDIVWIVIFTVIYLVEFVGVTS; encoded by the coding sequence ATGTGGGCCTTTCTGGCCTCTGATTGCATGTTTTTCGGTACGCTGATTTCTACCTATATCATTTACCATGGAAAGAGTCTCGCAGGTCCTTATCCTGCAGAGGTTCTGAATATCCCGGTGACGACAGCCAGTTCATTTGTGCTGCTGATGAGCAGTTTGCTCATGGCACTCAGTGTGGCAGCTATCAATCGCCAGGATATCACCAAATTCCGGCTGTGGATTTTCCTGACCGGTGTGTTTGGCGCGATCTTTCTTGGTTTCCAGTCCTATGAATTCACTGAATTCGTATCCAGAGGCGTCACACTACAGAACAATTTGTTTGGTTCAACCTTCTATACCATGACTGGAACCCACGGTTTACACGTTGCCATTGGTGTTTTCTGGCTATTTAGCTGGTTCATCTACTCTTTCTTTGGCAATATGAAAGACAAAGCCACCGATATTGAGGTTGCAGGCCTGTATTGGCACTTCGTTGATATTGTCTGGATTGTCATCTTTACCGTGATTTACCTTGTGGAATTTGTAGGAGTGACGAGCTAA
- a CDS encoding peptidase, which yields MMRSIFIFLGLAFWFQSAGFAQSNAPVSASPTDKPLEEVFDAPVLKLSSDQVVQGQLCALELEAPWREGVQYTLEGLGQKIPFYDQGPIPNKSHHRFRTFLSVKADLKPGGYTLSVKDEEGHRALKEHLEVKPGSFYSQYIRFVSPPLKPEQQKQVAEEDKWVDAVKDLRTEQAFWNGPFVLPVPHRVSAAFGTRRYLNGKYNGYHSGVDFASPMGYPVKAPGGARVALARYFSKYNSNGNLVFLDHGQGITSVYIHFSKLAVKEGDRVSKGQTIGYIGSTGRSTGPHLHWGFYLNGQNVDGLAWIRFSERAFQ from the coding sequence ATGATGCGCTCTATCTTCATTTTTCTCGGCTTGGCTTTCTGGTTTCAGAGCGCTGGTTTTGCGCAGAGCAACGCACCTGTTTCAGCCAGCCCTACAGATAAGCCTTTAGAGGAAGTTTTTGATGCACCCGTTTTGAAACTGAGCTCGGATCAAGTTGTTCAAGGACAACTGTGCGCGCTTGAGCTTGAAGCCCCTTGGCGCGAAGGCGTGCAGTATACGCTTGAAGGTCTGGGGCAAAAAATTCCTTTTTATGATCAAGGACCCATTCCGAATAAGTCCCATCATCGTTTTCGGACATTTTTGTCTGTAAAAGCAGATTTGAAACCTGGGGGATACACTTTGTCTGTCAAAGATGAAGAAGGTCATAGGGCGTTGAAAGAGCATCTTGAAGTCAAGCCTGGTAGTTTTTATTCGCAATATATTCGCTTTGTAAGCCCTCCGCTGAAACCTGAGCAACAAAAACAAGTGGCTGAAGAAGACAAATGGGTGGATGCTGTTAAGGATTTGCGAACAGAGCAGGCTTTTTGGAATGGGCCTTTTGTTTTGCCTGTGCCCCACCGTGTCAGTGCTGCCTTTGGTACCCGTCGTTATTTAAACGGTAAATACAATGGCTATCATTCAGGTGTTGATTTTGCCTCACCCATGGGCTATCCCGTCAAAGCTCCGGGGGGAGCGCGTGTGGCTTTGGCCCGCTATTTTTCAAAATACAATTCCAATGGCAATCTTGTCTTTTTAGATCATGGACAGGGGATTACTTCTGTTTATATTCACTTCAGCAAACTGGCCGTCAAAGAGGGGGATAGGGTCAGCAAGGGACAGACCATTGGCTATATTGGCAGTACAGGGCGATCAACAGGTCCACATTTACATTGGGGTTTTTATTTAAATGGCCAGAATGTAGATGGCTTGGCGTGGATTCGTTTTAGTGAGCGCGCATTTCAGTAA
- a CDS encoding cytochrome c oxidase assembly protein: MLNFLCPPALAHEFEAIPSVDIPANVWWTWRLEWGALLILALAGWGYYQLWQYAKNQLKLETAQKLDKKKAAYFFSGLALIYIAIASPIDSVGEQYLFSVHMFQHNLFMYPVATLLLIGIPEWMLQIVFRYWPWSETVLKKLAHPIPACLLFNLIFGVWHVPYLYDWALKDRMVHNLEHLTFVLSALLMWMPVRSPLLNLRLSHGFQMLYIGALTIAQIPVFAFVTFSRTVLYQTYELAPRLTTLTARGDQQLGGVLMKLTGMLVFSIAFILIFMAWYRADKDQENNPQLKTRPHFN; encoded by the coding sequence ATGCTGAACTTTTTGTGTCCCCCGGCTCTGGCCCATGAATTTGAAGCCATACCTTCTGTAGATATTCCTGCAAACGTATGGTGGACATGGCGACTGGAGTGGGGGGCACTTCTCATTTTGGCTTTGGCCGGTTGGGGCTATTATCAGCTCTGGCAATACGCCAAAAACCAGTTAAAACTGGAAACGGCCCAAAAACTCGATAAGAAAAAAGCTGCTTATTTTTTCTCAGGTCTGGCCTTGATCTATATAGCCATCGCCTCTCCAATCGACAGTGTCGGCGAGCAATATTTATTCAGTGTACATATGTTTCAACACAATCTCTTTATGTACCCTGTGGCCACACTGCTTTTGATAGGCATTCCCGAGTGGATGCTTCAAATTGTGTTTAGATATTGGCCTTGGTCAGAAACAGTCCTTAAAAAATTAGCTCACCCCATACCCGCTTGTCTGCTTTTCAACCTGATTTTCGGGGTCTGGCATGTCCCCTATCTGTATGATTGGGCACTCAAAGACCGTATGGTGCATAACCTGGAGCATCTGACTTTTGTTCTCAGTGCGCTCCTGATGTGGATGCCTGTGCGCAGTCCCCTTCTAAACTTGCGGCTAAGTCATGGGTTTCAAATGCTTTATATCGGTGCGCTTACTATCGCTCAAATTCCTGTTTTTGCCTTTGTCACTTTCTCACGAACCGTTCTTTACCAAACCTATGAGCTCGCCCCCCGCTTAACCACATTGACGGCACGTGGAGACCAACAATTAGGGGGCGTACTCATGAAACTGACAGGAATGTTGGTTTTCAGCATTGCATTTATTCTGATCTTTATGGCCTGGTACCGCGCCGATAAAGATCAGGAAAACAATCCACAACTCAAGACCCGACCGCATTTCAATTGA
- the coxB gene encoding cytochrome c oxidase subunit II, which produces MKAQSTSILRLILMMGSFLLMYPLNALALMDAQSTFDVKGTIGQEQLTVFWFTVGVSAFLLLTVGGVFFYALFRFRAKPGQDFAVPEQTHGSAKVEIALIIASCLLLLVIAVPNAKALFVMDKPPEDKPAMKVIAIGHQWWWEFQYPDLGITTANELHIPTNTAVKVDIKAVDVIHSFWVPRLAGKMDAVPGQINQMWLDAKEPGKYNGQCTEFCGDSHAQMRFLVFAHDKADFDKWTKSEKADAAKPDTVAQVNGEKVFMQGCNSCHAIKGTNAMGIIGPNLTHFGSRTSLGAVMYENNTDNLKNWIKFPQQMKPGNLMKLEQANIVLSDRDLADLVAYLQNLK; this is translated from the coding sequence GTGAAAGCACAATCGACAAGCATTTTACGCCTCATCTTGATGATGGGGAGTTTCTTGCTGATGTATCCTTTGAATGCACTGGCGCTGATGGATGCCCAGTCAACTTTTGATGTCAAAGGAACCATTGGCCAGGAGCAACTGACTGTTTTCTGGTTCACGGTAGGAGTGTCTGCCTTCCTGCTGCTGACCGTAGGTGGCGTCTTTTTCTACGCCCTTTTCCGTTTTCGTGCCAAACCGGGCCAGGACTTTGCTGTCCCTGAACAAACCCATGGAAGCGCAAAAGTAGAAATTGCACTGATTATTGCCTCCTGTTTATTACTGCTGGTAATTGCAGTGCCCAACGCCAAAGCGTTGTTTGTGATGGACAAGCCCCCCGAAGATAAACCGGCCATGAAGGTCATCGCGATCGGGCACCAATGGTGGTGGGAATTCCAATACCCTGACCTGGGGATTACAACAGCCAACGAATTGCATATTCCAACCAATACAGCTGTTAAAGTTGATATTAAAGCCGTAGATGTTATTCACAGCTTTTGGGTTCCACGTCTGGCGGGCAAAATGGATGCCGTTCCGGGTCAAATCAACCAGATGTGGTTAGATGCCAAAGAGCCCGGAAAATACAACGGACAATGTACTGAGTTTTGTGGAGACTCCCACGCTCAAATGCGTTTTTTGGTATTTGCACATGACAAGGCCGATTTTGACAAGTGGACAAAATCAGAAAAAGCCGATGCAGCAAAGCCTGATACCGTTGCACAGGTCAATGGCGAAAAAGTCTTTATGCAAGGCTGTAATTCCTGCCATGCCATTAAGGGAACCAACGCCATGGGCATTATCGGCCCCAACCTGACCCATTTTGGCAGTCGTACAAGCCTGGGTGCTGTTATGTATGAGAACAATACAGATAACCTGAAAAATTGGATCAAATTCCCTCAGCAAATGAAGCCTGGTAACCTAATGAAACTGGAACAGGCCAATATTGTACTGAGTGACAGAGATCTTGCAGATCTTGTAGCCTATCTGCAAAATCTGAAATAG
- a CDS encoding SCO family protein → MEKDQEVPFFSQFIALALLAFLVSSACYAIRQPSQNLAESAEPPAVRVEAQRVSGQLPVYGSLNSFSFMERNGQAWGSEALKGRVWIADFIYTSCTTECPLMTAEMARLQQALSGKEHVHLVSFSVDPERDTPQKLTEYAARFQADAKIWKFLTGPREALYRLAQKEFHLPVQALEPVPAAHAHHESASAQTKQDEAQPFLHSQKFVLVDSQLQIRGYYDSTRSDELERLLKTDLPRLLQSF, encoded by the coding sequence ATGGAGAAGGATCAAGAAGTCCCCTTTTTTTCTCAGTTTATAGCGCTTGCTCTGCTTGCTTTTCTGGTATCTTCTGCTTGTTATGCGATTCGTCAGCCCTCCCAAAATTTGGCTGAAAGTGCAGAACCGCCTGCTGTTCGAGTTGAGGCTCAGCGTGTTTCGGGACAATTGCCTGTCTATGGCAGTCTGAACTCCTTTTCATTTATGGAACGCAATGGACAAGCTTGGGGATCTGAGGCCTTAAAAGGTCGGGTTTGGATTGCCGATTTTATTTATACCAGTTGTACGACAGAGTGTCCGCTCATGACCGCTGAAATGGCCCGCCTTCAACAGGCGCTCTCGGGTAAAGAGCATGTGCATTTGGTTTCTTTTAGTGTAGACCCTGAAAGAGATACCCCTCAAAAACTGACAGAATATGCTGCCCGGTTTCAGGCTGATGCTAAAATCTGGAAGTTTTTGACAGGGCCCCGTGAAGCCCTTTATCGACTGGCGCAAAAAGAGTTTCATTTGCCTGTTCAGGCGCTCGAGCCTGTTCCTGCCGCGCATGCACATCATGAGTCTGCCAGTGCTCAAACCAAGCAAGACGAGGCACAACCCTTTTTGCACAGCCAGAAGTTTGTGCTGGTAGATTCTCAATTGCAGATCAGGGGTTATTATGACAGTACCCGTTCTGATGAACTCGAACGTCTGCTGAAGACAGACCTGCCCCGTCTGCTTCAATCATTTTGA
- a CDS encoding cytochrome c oxidase subunit I: MATEVIQHSVSPHEHHELSFWRKYIFSTDHKVIGMQYLLTGLLMVFLGGFFAYVFRMQLAFPGQAIPGFGKLDANTYNMLITMHGTIMIFWVAMPVLVAAFGNLLIPTMIGADDMAFPTLNMISYWVFFISTVVLILSMVLPGPMATGWTAYPPLSANAYPAKVDFWGGIGGSLWILAVALEFIAFLIGGINFLVTTFNMRAPGMKLMDMPITVWMMDIAVLVFMFSVGPLVAGAVMLLFDRAFGTGFYNPAAGGDPILFQHFFWFFGHPEVYVILLPGLGMVAEILATMSRKPLFGYKAIIYASIISGFLSFIVWAHHQFIAGIDPRMAVFFSITTIMISVPFAVWMFAAIATLWKGSITLNTPMLFALGFIGEFLLGGVTGIYLGASAFDIYAHDNYFVVAHFHYALIPDVFFGGLAAIYFWYPKFIGRMYNETLGKIHFWLTTIGFNMIFLPLFYNGFKGQHRRIFDYSAWPNLMAPDLVQNRVIATIGVIILIAAQIPFLINMIHSFRKGPKAERNPWKANSLEWATASPPPHGNFDTYPNVYRGPYEYSVPGREEDFWPQHIANET; encoded by the coding sequence ATGGCCACTGAAGTAATCCAACACTCAGTATCTCCACATGAACATCATGAACTGAGTTTCTGGCGCAAATATATTTTTTCAACTGATCATAAAGTCATCGGCATGCAATACCTGCTCACAGGACTGCTGATGGTATTCTTGGGCGGATTTTTCGCCTATGTCTTTCGCATGCAATTGGCCTTTCCTGGTCAAGCCATTCCTGGCTTTGGAAAGTTAGACGCCAATACCTACAATATGCTGATTACCATGCACGGCACCATTATGATCTTTTGGGTTGCCATGCCTGTTCTTGTTGCAGCTTTCGGAAACCTGCTGATTCCAACGATGATCGGCGCAGATGATATGGCGTTTCCAACCCTCAACATGATTTCCTACTGGGTTTTCTTCATCAGTACAGTCGTGCTGATTCTATCGATGGTTTTACCTGGTCCCATGGCCACGGGGTGGACAGCCTATCCACCGCTTTCAGCCAATGCCTACCCCGCCAAAGTAGATTTTTGGGGAGGCATTGGTGGCAGTCTCTGGATTTTGGCTGTTGCGCTTGAGTTCATTGCCTTCCTGATTGGGGGGATTAATTTCCTGGTAACAACCTTCAATATGCGGGCTCCAGGCATGAAACTAATGGATATGCCCATTACCGTCTGGATGATGGATATTGCAGTTCTGGTCTTCATGTTTTCAGTGGGCCCTCTGGTAGCGGGTGCTGTCATGTTGCTCTTTGACCGTGCTTTTGGAACAGGCTTCTATAACCCAGCGGCAGGGGGAGATCCGATTCTCTTCCAACACTTTTTCTGGTTCTTTGGGCATCCAGAAGTCTATGTCATTCTCTTACCAGGTTTGGGAATGGTGGCTGAGATACTGGCAACCATGTCGCGTAAACCTCTATTCGGCTATAAAGCCATTATCTATGCCTCAATCATTTCTGGCTTCCTTTCATTTATTGTTTGGGCTCACCACCAGTTCATTGCTGGTATCGATCCCCGCATGGCTGTCTTTTTCAGTATTACCACTATCATGATCTCAGTTCCCTTCGCTGTTTGGATGTTTGCCGCTATTGCAACCCTTTGGAAAGGATCGATCACCTTAAATACTCCCATGCTTTTCGCTTTGGGTTTTATTGGTGAGTTTTTGTTGGGCGGTGTAACAGGTATTTATCTGGGAGCCAGCGCCTTTGACATCTATGCACATGATAACTATTTTGTAGTTGCACATTTCCACTATGCCTTGATTCCCGATGTTTTCTTTGGTGGACTGGCTGCAATTTATTTCTGGTATCCCAAATTCATCGGACGCATGTATAACGAAACGCTCGGTAAGATTCACTTTTGGCTTACAACGATTGGTTTCAATATGATCTTTCTGCCCTTATTTTACAATGGTTTCAAAGGTCAACACCGGCGTATTTTCGACTATTCAGCCTGGCCCAACCTCATGGCTCCAGACTTGGTTCAAAACCGTGTCATTGCAACCATTGGGGTCATTATTTTAATTGCTGCTCAAATTCCATTTCTCATCAATATGATTCATAGTTTTCGTAAAGGCCCCAAAGCTGAACGAAATCCATGGAAAGCCAACTCATTGGAATGGGCGACAGCATCCCCCCCTCCTCACGGTAATTTTGACACCTACCCCAATGTTTACCGTGGACCTTATGAATACAGCGTGCCTGGCCGTGAAGAAGATTTTTGGCCTCAGCACATTGCGAACGAAACATAG
- the coxB gene encoding cytochrome c oxidase subunit II — protein MNFLPLPENISTFGVELDSLAHLITIITMTAFVIAEGILFYFILRFRKKANQKASYIPGNNWKQLRWIFIPLLVVVGFDFLIDEKNTHAWTMIKQEIPEKKHYELVEITGQQFSWLFRYPGKDGLLGTVDDFTSTNELHIPVNETIVFYLKAKDVLHSFYVPNMRFKQDAVPGRTIKGWFDSTKTGTFDIACAEICGGGHSIMKASLIVQNKQDYQNWIEQESAKIKLPAPGDLKAPVASPSPTAAEHGTASSHSTEAAQPAAKTISGEQLLKDKGCLGCHTLDGSKLVGPTYKGLVGRKETILTQDKEHEITVDEAYLRRSIQEPNADIVKGYSALMPQTPLSEEELNTIINYLKELK, from the coding sequence ATGAATTTCTTACCTTTGCCAGAAAATATCTCCACATTTGGAGTGGAGTTAGACTCGCTTGCCCACCTGATCACGATTATTACGATGACAGCTTTTGTAATAGCAGAAGGTATTTTGTTCTATTTCATTCTGCGTTTCCGTAAGAAAGCCAATCAGAAAGCCAGCTATATTCCAGGAAATAACTGGAAACAATTGCGTTGGATCTTTATCCCCTTGCTCGTTGTCGTAGGTTTCGATTTTCTTATTGATGAAAAGAATACCCATGCCTGGACCATGATTAAACAGGAAATCCCTGAAAAAAAACACTATGAACTGGTTGAAATTACAGGTCAACAGTTTTCATGGCTTTTCCGTTATCCCGGCAAAGACGGTTTACTGGGTACCGTTGATGATTTCACCAGTACCAATGAATTGCATATCCCGGTCAATGAGACGATTGTCTTCTATCTAAAAGCCAAAGATGTTTTACACAGCTTCTACGTTCCCAATATGCGTTTTAAACAGGATGCTGTTCCAGGCCGAACCATCAAGGGTTGGTTTGATTCAACAAAAACAGGCACCTTTGATATTGCCTGCGCTGAAATCTGCGGCGGAGGTCATAGCATCATGAAAGCCAGCCTGATCGTTCAAAACAAACAAGACTATCAAAATTGGATCGAACAAGAATCGGCAAAAATCAAATTACCTGCCCCTGGAGATCTGAAAGCCCCCGTTGCTTCGCCGAGCCCGACAGCGGCCGAACATGGAACAGCCAGCTCCCATTCCACGGAAGCGGCCCAACCAGCAGCAAAAACGATCAGTGGAGAACAACTGCTCAAGGATAAAGGCTGCCTCGGCTGCCACACCTTAGACGGCTCTAAACTGGTAGGCCCAACCTATAAAGGTTTAGTCGGTCGAAAAGAAACAATCCTGACACAGGATAAGGAACATGAAATTACCGTCGATGAAGCCTATCTTCGCCGTTCTATTCAAGAACCCAATGCTGATATCGTCAAAGGCTATTCAGCTCTGATGCCTCAAACCCCACTGAGTGAAGAAGAGCTGAATACGATTATAAACTACCTGAAAGAATTAAAATAA
- the ctaD gene encoding cytochrome c oxidase subunit I, whose amino-acid sequence MATSTEVISTGGHAHTHSDAPEMGMLGPRPSAKTGVWSWLTTTDHKRIGVMYGISALLFLVLGGLEALMVRIQLAVPNNDMLVGDMFNQMFTMHGTTMIFLAVMPLIAAFFNFVVPLQIGARDVAFPRLNAFSLWVFVAGAVLINVSWFAGGAPNGAWVGYPPITGPQYNPGHNSDFWVMGLMLLGVASVAASLNFFTTIINMRAPGLTLMRMPVFVWMTLVTNVLILLAFPPITIALAQLMMDRMFGANFFNVAKGGMPIMWQHWFWVFGHPEVYILILPGMGIVSEILPTFSRKPLFGYPLIVFSGAFIGFMGFTVWSHHMFTSGMGVIAVLAFSVTTSIIAVPTGVKIFNWIGTMWGGNLRMTTPMLYALSFIAMFTVGGFSGIMHSAAAADMQQHDTYFIVAHFHYVLIGGAISALFGGIAYWFPKITGRLMDEKLGKFAFWVFLIGFNMTFFPMHILGLNGMPRRIYTYHADMGWNFWNLFCTVGAFVLAFGILFFFINMVHSFRNGEIAGDDPWDGRTLEWSIPSPPPVYNFAVIPEVTHLDDFWHKKQTGKANIPWDGKLIHMPLSSYYPLIVGVGMFIFGMGMIYIKDSVMFALPVALGGFGLMTFAIFGWALEGPGGEMLDPTKESGAHN is encoded by the coding sequence ATGGCAACAAGTACGGAAGTAATCAGTACAGGAGGTCATGCGCATACCCATTCCGATGCTCCGGAGATGGGCATGTTGGGGCCTCGCCCTTCTGCAAAGACGGGCGTCTGGAGCTGGTTAACGACGACCGACCATAAACGCATTGGCGTCATGTATGGCATCAGCGCCCTGTTGTTTTTGGTTCTGGGTGGTCTTGAAGCTCTGATGGTCCGCATTCAGTTGGCCGTCCCCAATAATGACATGTTGGTTGGCGATATGTTCAACCAAATGTTCACCATGCATGGCACAACCATGATCTTTTTGGCGGTCATGCCTTTGATCGCCGCCTTTTTTAATTTCGTAGTCCCCCTTCAAATTGGCGCACGTGACGTAGCCTTTCCCCGACTGAATGCTTTCAGTCTCTGGGTTTTTGTGGCTGGGGCGGTTTTAATCAATGTCAGTTGGTTTGCCGGTGGCGCTCCCAATGGTGCTTGGGTAGGTTATCCTCCCATTACAGGCCCTCAATACAATCCTGGCCATAACTCAGATTTCTGGGTCATGGGCTTGATGCTTTTAGGGGTAGCCTCTGTAGCCGCATCGCTTAACTTTTTCACCACGATTATCAATATGCGGGCTCCAGGCCTGACGCTGATGCGCATGCCTGTTTTTGTCTGGATGACCTTGGTGACCAATGTTTTGATCCTGCTGGCATTCCCTCCCATTACCATTGCCTTGGCGCAGTTGATGATGGATCGTATGTTTGGCGCCAATTTCTTCAATGTCGCCAAAGGTGGCATGCCCATTATGTGGCAACACTGGTTCTGGGTCTTTGGACACCCTGAAGTCTATATTCTGATTCTGCCTGGTATGGGAATTGTGTCTGAAATTCTTCCGACCTTTTCGCGCAAACCTTTGTTTGGTTATCCCCTGATTGTTTTCTCTGGTGCCTTTATCGGCTTTATGGGATTTACAGTCTGGAGCCACCATATGTTTACCTCTGGTATGGGCGTGATTGCCGTTTTGGCCTTCTCTGTCACTACCTCTATTATCGCGGTGCCAACCGGTGTCAAAATCTTTAACTGGATTGGTACCATGTGGGGCGGAAATCTACGCATGACCACCCCCATGCTCTATGCGCTTTCATTTATTGCCATGTTCACCGTGGGCGGCTTCAGCGGCATTATGCACTCCGCCGCCGCCGCAGATATGCAACAACACGATACCTATTTCATCGTTGCACATTTCCACTATGTCTTAATCGGTGGCGCCATTTCAGCTTTGTTTGGCGGTATCGCTTACTGGTTCCCCAAAATTACAGGCCGATTGATGGATGAGAAACTGGGTAAATTTGCCTTTTGGGTCTTCCTGATCGGTTTTAATATGACCTTTTTCCCAATGCATATCCTGGGCTTGAATGGAATGCCACGTCGTATTTACACCTACCATGCAGATATGGGCTGGAATTTCTGGAACCTGTTCTGTACTGTGGGAGCCTTCGTACTGGCTTTCGGCATTCTCTTTTTCTTCATCAATATGGTTCACTCTTTCCGCAATGGAGAAATTGCAGGCGACGATCCCTGGGATGGCCGTACACTGGAATGGAGCATTCCGTCTCCCCCTCCCGTTTACAATTTTGCCGTAATTCCTGAAGTCACCCATTTGGATGATTTTTGGCATAAAAAACAAACAGGCAAAGCCAATATTCCTTGGGATGGCAAGTTGATTCACATGCCCCTGTCTTCTTACTACCCTCTGATTGTGGGAGTTGGAATGTTCATCTTTGGCATGGGCATGATTTATATCAAAGACTCTGTCATGTTTGCTCTTCCCGTGGCATTAGGTGGTTTCGGTCTGATGACCTTTGCCATCTTCGGATGGGCACTTGAAGGACCCGGCGGTGAAATGCTGGACCCAACAAAAGAAAGTGGGGCACATAACTAA
- a CDS encoding cytochrome oxidase subunit III: protein MADMPKGRLAMWWLIASEVVIFGGLIATYIMFRLRHPEWGHAAAHTSTPMGALNTFFLLTSSLTIVLAHDAANRKDLKGAVRNMLITLGFGLGFLVVKSIEYSTEISHGFTLTAELFWSFYFLMTGLHALHVIAGMTTIFIVMLGVRKGKNLQRVEFAGLYWHLVDLVWILLFPLLYIAH from the coding sequence ATGGCAGATATGCCCAAAGGGCGATTGGCCATGTGGTGGCTCATCGCCTCTGAAGTCGTTATCTTTGGAGGCTTAATTGCCACCTATATCATGTTCCGTTTACGCCATCCCGAATGGGGACACGCAGCCGCCCATACTTCCACACCCATGGGAGCATTGAATACATTTTTTCTCCTGACCAGTAGTTTGACCATTGTATTGGCCCATGATGCCGCCAATCGCAAAGACCTCAAAGGAGCCGTGCGTAATATGCTGATTACGCTTGGTTTTGGTTTGGGATTTTTGGTGGTCAAGTCTATTGAATACAGTACCGAAATCAGTCATGGCTTTACTCTCACGGCAGAACTTTTTTGGAGCTTTTATTTCCTAATGACAGGTTTACACGCACTCCACGTGATAGCAGGCATGACCACCATCTTCATTGTTATGCTGGGTGTGCGCAAAGGAAAAAACCTACAGAGAGTCGAGTTTGCTGGGCTCTATTGGCACTTGGTTGACTTGGTCTGGATTTTGCTTTTCCCTTTACTCTATATCGCGCATTAA
- a CDS encoding caa(3)-type oxidase subunit IV, with the protein MAIHNPTAHHPEEDYHGHPNYFKTYFILLTIFGLSLAAGFLDNMLMAILLIFGMAIIKMMYVANNFMHLRFEPVSVWFAVIFGLVCCFIFYFGIYPDIMMVPLEVAR; encoded by the coding sequence ATGGCAATACACAACCCAACGGCCCATCATCCAGAAGAGGATTATCACGGCCATCCCAATTATTTTAAAACCTACTTTATCTTATTGACTATTTTTGGCCTCAGTTTGGCAGCAGGCTTTCTAGACAATATGCTCATGGCCATTCTGCTTATTTTTGGCATGGCCATAATAAAAATGATGTATGTTGCCAATAATTTCATGCATCTGCGTTTTGAGCCTGTTTCCGTTTGGTTTGCTGTTATTTTTGGTCTTGTTTGCTGTTTTATTTTCTATTTTGGTATTTACCCCGATATTATGATGGTACCTTTGGAAGTTGCTCGCTAA